The Azospirillum brasilense genome window below encodes:
- the cysS gene encoding cysteine--tRNA ligase gives MPLDLYNTLTRRKERFEPMTPDRVGMYVCGPTVYDTAHIGNARPVVVFDLLFRLLRRLYPAVTYVRNITDVDDKIIDRSRDSGEPIEALTKRTADLYHADMDALNALRPTIEPRATHHISHMVALIGLLIERGHAYAAEGHVLFSVPSMAEYGQLSRRSLDEMIAGARVEVAPYKRDSSDFVLWKPSTDGQPGWDSPWGRGRPGWHIECSAMAKEHLGVTFDIHGGGLDLIFPHHENEIAQSRCAHGGEPLARYWVHNGFVTVEGEKMSKSLGNFFTVHELLDEFPGEAIRLTLLSAHYRQPLDFTREGLKQSKATLDRWYQALRGDPAPAQAELPFDVLAALEDDLNSPLAISHLHELASAVNKATGEAEKAAAKGALRAAGEALGLLQQDPEAWFRWAPKGAAALSDADIQQRIEDRLAARKAKNYAEADRIRKELADLGIVLEDGPQGTTWKRA, from the coding sequence GTGCCGCTGGACCTCTACAACACGCTGACCCGCCGCAAGGAACGCTTCGAGCCGATGACTCCGGACCGGGTGGGCATGTATGTGTGTGGACCCACGGTCTACGACACCGCGCACATCGGCAACGCCCGCCCGGTGGTGGTGTTCGACCTGCTGTTCCGGCTGCTGCGGCGGCTGTACCCGGCGGTGACCTACGTCCGCAACATCACCGACGTGGACGACAAGATCATCGACCGCTCGCGCGACAGCGGGGAGCCGATCGAGGCGCTGACCAAGCGCACCGCGGACCTCTACCACGCCGACATGGACGCGCTGAACGCGCTGCGCCCGACCATCGAGCCGCGCGCCACGCACCACATCTCGCACATGGTCGCGCTGATCGGCCTGCTGATCGAGCGCGGCCACGCCTACGCCGCGGAAGGGCACGTGCTGTTCTCCGTGCCGTCGATGGCGGAGTACGGGCAGCTCTCCCGCCGCTCGCTGGACGAGATGATCGCCGGCGCCCGCGTCGAGGTCGCCCCCTACAAGCGCGATTCCTCCGACTTCGTGCTGTGGAAGCCGAGCACCGACGGCCAACCCGGATGGGACAGCCCGTGGGGCCGCGGCCGGCCGGGCTGGCACATCGAATGCTCGGCCATGGCCAAGGAGCATCTGGGCGTCACCTTCGACATCCACGGCGGCGGGCTGGACCTGATCTTCCCGCACCATGAGAACGAGATCGCCCAGAGCCGCTGCGCCCACGGCGGGGAGCCGCTGGCCCGCTACTGGGTCCACAACGGCTTCGTGACCGTCGAGGGCGAGAAGATGTCCAAGTCGCTGGGCAACTTCTTCACCGTGCACGAGCTGCTGGACGAGTTCCCCGGCGAGGCCATCCGCCTGACGCTGCTGAGCGCCCACTACCGCCAGCCGCTGGACTTCACCCGCGAGGGGCTGAAGCAGTCCAAGGCGACGCTCGACCGCTGGTATCAGGCGCTGCGCGGCGACCCGGCTCCGGCGCAGGCCGAACTGCCGTTCGACGTATTGGCCGCGCTGGAGGACGACCTCAACAGCCCGCTCGCCATCTCGCATCTGCACGAATTGGCGTCCGCGGTGAACAAGGCGACGGGTGAGGCGGAAAAGGCCGCCGCCAAGGGCGCGCTGCGCGCTGCGGGCGAGGCGCTGGGCCTGCTCCAGCAGGACCCGGAGGCGTGGTTCCGCTGGGCGCCGAAGGGGGCCGCCGCCCTGTCCGACGCCGACATCCAGCAGCGCATCGAGGACCGTCTGGCCGCCCGCAAGGCCAAGAACTATGCCGAGGCCGACCGCATCCGCAAGGAGCTGGCCGATCTCGGCATCGTCCTGGAGGACGGCCCGCAGGGCACGACCTGGAAGCGCGCCTGA
- the gltX gene encoding glutamate--tRNA ligase, with product MSVAVRFAPSPTGLLHVGNVRLALVNWLFARKAGGNFLLRLDDTDEERSKPEYAEGIERDLTWLGLTWDRFARESDRYGRYDEVAAALKASGRLYPCYETPEELNLKRASLVSQGRPPIYDRAALRLGDADRARLEAEGRKPHWRFKLEHTPVEWTDLVRGPVHFEGSALSDPVLIREDGRPLYTLTSVVDDADLAITHVIRGEDHVANTAVQIQIFEAVGGAVPVFAHLPLLTDATGQGLSKRLGSLSVASLREEEGIEPMALASLLAKLGTSDAIEPRLTLDELVAEFDIAKVSRATPKFDPEELLRLNARILHLLPFERVAGELAALGLDDADAAFWEAVRPNLSRVAEARDWWAVTHAPVAPAADDPAFLAEAAALLPEEPWDLSTWGTWTGAVKAKTGRKGKDLFLPLRRALTGRDHGPELKNLLPLIGRTRAQKRLAGETA from the coding sequence ATGTCCGTCGCCGTCCGCTTCGCCCCCAGCCCGACCGGTCTCCTCCATGTCGGCAATGTGCGCCTCGCGCTCGTCAACTGGCTGTTCGCGCGCAAGGCGGGCGGCAATTTCCTGCTGCGCCTCGACGACACCGACGAGGAGCGCTCCAAGCCGGAATACGCGGAAGGGATCGAGCGGGACCTGACCTGGCTCGGCCTGACCTGGGACCGCTTCGCGCGGGAAAGCGACCGCTATGGCCGCTACGACGAGGTGGCGGCGGCGCTGAAGGCCAGCGGGCGGCTCTATCCCTGCTACGAGACGCCGGAGGAGTTGAACCTCAAGCGCGCCAGCCTCGTCTCGCAGGGCCGTCCGCCGATCTACGACCGGGCGGCGCTCCGCCTGGGCGACGCCGACCGTGCCCGCCTGGAAGCGGAGGGGCGCAAGCCGCACTGGCGCTTCAAGCTGGAGCACACGCCGGTCGAATGGACCGACCTCGTGCGCGGGCCGGTGCATTTCGAGGGTTCCGCTCTCAGCGATCCCGTGCTGATCCGCGAGGATGGGCGCCCGCTCTACACGCTCACCAGCGTGGTAGACGACGCCGACCTCGCCATCACCCACGTCATCCGCGGCGAGGACCACGTCGCCAACACGGCGGTGCAGATCCAGATCTTCGAGGCGGTTGGTGGGGCTGTTCCGGTCTTCGCCCATCTGCCGCTGCTGACCGACGCGACGGGACAGGGCCTGTCCAAGCGGCTGGGCAGCCTGTCCGTGGCCAGTTTGCGTGAGGAGGAGGGGATCGAGCCGATGGCGCTGGCCAGCCTGCTCGCCAAGCTCGGCACCTCCGACGCCATCGAGCCGCGGCTGACGCTGGACGAGCTGGTGGCCGAGTTCGACATCGCCAAGGTGTCCCGCGCCACCCCGAAATTCGACCCGGAGGAGTTGCTGCGGCTGAACGCCCGCATCCTCCATCTGCTGCCCTTCGAGCGGGTGGCTGGGGAGCTGGCCGCGCTCGGTCTGGATGATGCCGACGCCGCCTTCTGGGAGGCGGTGCGCCCCAACCTGTCGCGCGTCGCGGAGGCCCGCGACTGGTGGGCGGTGACCCACGCCCCGGTCGCCCCGGCGGCCGACGATCCCGCCTTCCTCGCCGAGGCGGCGGCCCTGCTGCCGGAAGAGCCCTGGGACCTCTCCACCTGGGGCACCTGGACGGGTGCGGTGAAGGCGAAGACGGGTCGGAAGGGCAAGGATTTGTTCCTCCCCCTGCGCCGCGCCCTCACCGGGCGGGACCATGGACCGGAATTGAAGAACCTGCTACCCCTGATCGGCCGAACCCGCGCGCAGAAGCGCCTCGCGGGAGAGACCGCGTAA
- the ipdC gene encoding indolepyruvate/phenylpyruvate decarboxylase — protein sequence MKLAEALLRALKDRGAQAMFGIPGDFALPFFKVAEETQILPLHTLSHEPAVGFAADAAARYSSTLGVAAVTYGAGAFNMVNAVAGAYAEKSPVVVISGAPGTTEGNAGLLLHHQGRTLDTQFQVFKEITVAQARLDDPAKAPAEIARVLGAARALSRPVYLEIPRNMVNAEVEPVGDDPAWPVDRDALAACADEVLAAMRSATSPVLMVCVEVRRYGLEAKVAELAQRLGVPVVTTFMGRGLLADAPTPPLGTYIGVAGDAEITRLVEESDGLFLLGAILSDTNFAVSQRKIDLRKTIHAFDRAVTLGYHTYADIPLDGLVDALLERLPPSDRTTRGKEPHAYPTGLQADDGPIAPMDIARAVNDRVRAGQEPLLIAADMGDCLFTAMDMIDAGLMAPGYYAGMGFGVPAGIGAQCVSGGKRILTVVGDGAFQMTGWELGNCRRLGIDPIVILFNNASWEMLRTFQPESAFNDLDDWRFAEMAAGMGGDGVRVRTRAELKAALDKAFATRGRFQLIEAMIPRGVLSDTLARFVQGQKRLHAAPRE from the coding sequence ATGAAGCTGGCCGAAGCCTTGCTGCGCGCGCTGAAGGATCGCGGCGCACAGGCCATGTTCGGGATTCCGGGCGATTTCGCCTTGCCCTTCTTCAAGGTGGCGGAGGAAACGCAGATCCTGCCGCTCCACACGCTGAGCCACGAGCCGGCGGTGGGCTTCGCGGCGGACGCGGCGGCGCGCTACAGCTCCACTCTAGGGGTGGCGGCGGTCACCTACGGGGCGGGCGCCTTCAACATGGTGAATGCGGTGGCCGGCGCCTACGCCGAGAAGTCGCCGGTCGTCGTCATCTCCGGCGCGCCGGGCACGACGGAGGGCAACGCCGGCCTGCTGCTGCACCACCAGGGCCGCACGCTGGACACGCAGTTCCAGGTGTTCAAGGAGATCACCGTGGCCCAGGCCCGGCTGGACGACCCGGCCAAGGCCCCGGCGGAGATCGCCCGCGTGCTGGGGGCCGCCCGCGCCCTGTCGCGCCCGGTCTATCTGGAAATCCCCCGCAACATGGTCAACGCCGAGGTCGAGCCGGTGGGCGACGACCCCGCCTGGCCGGTGGACCGCGACGCGCTGGCCGCCTGCGCGGACGAGGTGCTGGCGGCCATGCGCTCGGCCACGTCCCCGGTGCTGATGGTCTGCGTCGAGGTCCGCCGCTACGGGCTGGAGGCCAAGGTGGCGGAGCTGGCGCAGCGGCTGGGCGTGCCGGTGGTCACCACCTTCATGGGGCGCGGCCTGCTGGCCGACGCGCCGACCCCGCCGCTCGGCACCTACATCGGCGTTGCCGGCGACGCGGAGATCACCCGGCTGGTCGAGGAGTCGGACGGGCTGTTCCTGCTCGGCGCCATCCTCAGCGACACAAACTTCGCGGTGTCCCAGCGCAAGATCGACCTGCGCAAGACCATCCACGCCTTCGACCGGGCGGTGACGCTGGGCTATCACACCTACGCCGACATCCCGCTGGACGGGCTGGTGGACGCGCTGCTGGAGCGGCTGCCGCCGTCCGACCGCACGACGCGCGGCAAGGAACCCCACGCCTACCCGACCGGCCTTCAGGCCGACGACGGCCCCATCGCACCGATGGACATCGCCCGCGCCGTCAACGACCGCGTGCGCGCCGGGCAGGAGCCGCTGCTGATCGCGGCGGACATGGGCGACTGCCTGTTCACCGCCATGGACATGATCGACGCCGGGCTGATGGCGCCGGGCTATTACGCGGGCATGGGCTTCGGCGTGCCGGCGGGCATCGGGGCGCAGTGCGTGTCGGGCGGCAAGCGCATCCTGACGGTGGTCGGCGACGGCGCCTTCCAGATGACCGGGTGGGAGCTTGGCAACTGCCGACGGCTGGGCATCGACCCCATCGTGATCCTGTTCAACAACGCCAGTTGGGAGATGCTGCGCACCTTCCAGCCCGAATCCGCCTTCAATGACCTGGACGACTGGCGCTTCGCCGAGATGGCGGCGGGCATGGGCGGCGACGGTGTGCGTGTGCGCACGCGGGCGGAGCTGAAGGCGGCGCTGGACAAGGCCTTCGCCACGCGCGGGCGCTTCCAGCTGATCGAGGCGATGATCCCCCGCGGCGTGCTGTCCGACACGCTGGCCCGCTTCGTCCAGGGGCAGAAGCGCCTGCACGCCGCGCCCCGGGAATAA
- a CDS encoding NAD+ synthase has protein sequence MTDRLSIALAQINPTVGAIAANIDRIRDARAEAAARGADLMVCPELSVTGYPPEDLVLKPFFLDVVERAVRELAAETADGGPALLVGAPWRDGDKRHNAALLLDGGAVAAIRFKVDLPNYGVFDEKRLFDPGPLPGPINVRGVRLGVPICEDMWSVDVIETLAESGAEILVVPNGSPFELGKHDQRVQLAVRRVTESGLPLLYVNQVGGQDELVFDGASFALGADCRLVAQAPAFTEHLLITRWERGDDDVWSCADTECVAPPEGLESIYAALVLALRDYVTKNGFPGVILGLSGGIDSALSAAIAVDALGADRVHGVMMPSPHTAQDSLDDAAESAELLGCKLDTVPIVPAMEAFERMLLPAFAGRDPDATEENIQARSRGVTLMALSNKFGPMVLSTGNKSEMSVGYATLYGDMCGGYAVLKDVYKTTVYALARWRNAHQTEGALGPAGRVVPERVLVKAPTAELKPGQTDQDTLPPYDALDDILRCLVEKDLGVAEIVARGHAPEVVDKVWRMLHLAEYKRRQAPPGPKITPRLFNRERRYPITNGFGGIA, from the coding sequence ATGACCGACCGCCTTTCCATCGCGCTGGCCCAGATCAACCCGACCGTCGGCGCCATTGCCGCCAACATCGACCGCATCCGCGACGCGCGGGCGGAGGCCGCCGCGCGCGGCGCCGACCTGATGGTCTGTCCGGAGCTGTCGGTGACCGGCTACCCGCCGGAGGATCTGGTGCTGAAGCCTTTCTTCCTGGACGTGGTGGAGCGGGCGGTGCGTGAACTCGCCGCCGAGACGGCGGACGGCGGCCCAGCCCTTCTGGTCGGCGCGCCCTGGCGCGACGGCGACAAGCGCCACAACGCCGCCCTGCTGCTCGACGGCGGCGCGGTCGCGGCGATCCGCTTCAAGGTGGACCTGCCGAACTACGGCGTCTTCGACGAGAAGCGCCTTTTCGACCCCGGTCCGCTGCCCGGCCCGATCAACGTCCGCGGCGTGCGGCTGGGCGTTCCGATCTGCGAGGACATGTGGTCCGTCGACGTGATCGAGACGCTGGCGGAAAGCGGGGCGGAGATCCTGGTGGTTCCCAACGGCAGCCCGTTCGAGCTGGGCAAGCACGACCAGCGCGTGCAGCTCGCCGTGCGGCGGGTCACCGAGTCGGGCCTGCCGCTGCTCTACGTGAATCAGGTGGGCGGGCAGGACGAGCTGGTCTTCGACGGCGCCAGCTTCGCGCTGGGCGCCGATTGCCGGCTGGTCGCGCAGGCCCCCGCCTTCACCGAGCATCTGCTGATCACCCGCTGGGAGCGCGGCGATGACGATGTCTGGAGCTGCGCCGACACGGAATGCGTCGCCCCGCCGGAGGGTCTGGAGTCGATCTACGCGGCGCTGGTGCTGGCCTTGCGCGACTACGTGACCAAGAACGGTTTCCCCGGCGTCATCCTGGGCCTGTCGGGCGGCATCGACTCGGCGCTGTCGGCGGCCATCGCGGTGGATGCGCTGGGCGCCGACCGGGTGCACGGTGTGATGATGCCGTCACCCCACACCGCGCAGGACAGCCTGGACGACGCCGCGGAATCGGCGGAGCTGCTGGGCTGCAAGCTGGACACCGTTCCTATCGTCCCGGCGATGGAGGCGTTCGAGCGGATGCTCCTGCCGGCCTTCGCGGGGCGCGACCCGGACGCCACGGAGGAGAACATCCAGGCGCGCTCCCGCGGCGTCACGCTGATGGCGCTGTCCAACAAGTTCGGCCCCATGGTGCTGTCCACCGGCAACAAGTCGGAGATGTCGGTCGGCTACGCCACGCTCTACGGCGACATGTGCGGCGGCTACGCCGTGCTGAAGGACGTCTACAAGACGACGGTCTACGCGCTGGCGCGCTGGCGCAACGCGCATCAGACGGAGGGCGCGCTCGGCCCGGCGGGGCGCGTCGTGCCGGAACGGGTCCTGGTCAAGGCCCCGACCGCGGAGCTGAAGCCCGGCCAGACCGACCAGGACACGCTGCCGCCCTACGACGCGCTGGACGACATCCTGCGCTGTCTGGTGGAGAAGGATCTGGGCGTGGCGGAGATCGTCGCCCGCGGCCACGCGCCGGAGGTGGTGGACAAGGTCTGGCGCATGCTGCATCTGGCCGAATACAAGCGCCGCCAGGCGCCTCCCGGCCCGAAGATCACGCCGCGGCTGTTCAACCGCGAGCGGCGCTATCCGATCACCAACGGGTTCGGGGGCATTGCGTGA
- a CDS encoding FAD-dependent oxidoreductase codes for MQKSGQGSGATTSVWMDRGGPAMPTGTVAPTATGLAALRPDVIVVGAGIAGVTTAYLLQRSGKSVLLLDDGPPGGGETGRTTAHLSNVIDDRFTEIERLHSESGARMAADSHGAAIDTIERIAQEEGIDCGFARLDGYLMLAPGQDPAGLDRERDAARRAGLDDVERLDAPPIRHPGPCLRFPRQARLHALDYLAGLTRAFLARGGALSTGAHVSTIRQDGERVRVEAGPDHALVEADAVVVATNSPISDRFAIHSKQAPYRTYAISLRVPKGSVPDALYWDTLDTYHYARLQPEADHDRLIVGGEDHKTGEARDMAERWAALESWTRAHFPQAGAVEHRWSGQVMEPFDGLAFIGPDPAYGGRVFVATGDSGMGMTHGTIAGLVLCELIHGSGSPWAALYDPGRKMTSKLGTYLRENLDVARHFLPYVQGPELEGEDRIEPGQGAVLKSGVWPVAVFRDESGALHRRSAICPHLKCVVRWNPGERSWDCPCHGSRFAVDGTVLNGPATHPLAPVEDSASKN; via the coding sequence ATGCAAAAGTCCGGGCAAGGTTCCGGGGCCACGACCTCCGTCTGGATGGACCGCGGCGGACCGGCGATGCCCACCGGGACCGTCGCTCCCACCGCCACGGGACTGGCTGCCCTGCGACCCGACGTGATCGTCGTCGGGGCGGGCATCGCCGGGGTCACCACGGCCTATCTGCTCCAGCGCTCCGGCAAGTCGGTGCTGCTGCTGGACGACGGACCGCCGGGCGGCGGCGAGACCGGGCGCACCACGGCGCATCTCTCCAACGTCATCGACGACCGCTTCACCGAGATCGAACGGCTGCACAGCGAGTCCGGCGCCCGCATGGCGGCGGACAGCCACGGCGCCGCCATCGACACCATCGAGCGGATCGCCCAGGAGGAGGGCATCGACTGCGGCTTCGCCCGCCTCGACGGTTATCTGATGCTGGCGCCGGGGCAGGACCCCGCCGGGCTGGACCGCGAGCGCGACGCCGCCCGCCGCGCCGGGCTGGACGATGTGGAGCGGCTGGACGCGCCGCCGATCCGGCATCCCGGCCCCTGCCTGCGCTTCCCCCGGCAGGCGCGCCTCCACGCGCTGGATTATCTGGCCGGGCTGACCCGCGCCTTCCTGGCGCGCGGCGGCGCTCTGTCCACCGGGGCGCATGTCTCCACGATCCGGCAGGACGGGGAGCGTGTGCGCGTCGAGGCCGGTCCGGACCACGCGCTGGTCGAGGCCGACGCGGTGGTCGTCGCCACCAACTCCCCGATCAGCGACCGCTTCGCCATCCATTCCAAGCAGGCGCCCTACCGCACCTACGCCATCTCCCTGCGGGTGCCGAAGGGCAGCGTGCCCGACGCCCTCTATTGGGACACGCTCGACACCTATCACTATGCGCGGCTCCAGCCGGAGGCCGACCACGACCGGCTGATCGTCGGCGGCGAGGACCACAAGACCGGCGAAGCCCGCGACATGGCCGAGCGCTGGGCCGCGCTTGAGTCCTGGACGCGCGCGCATTTTCCCCAGGCCGGGGCGGTCGAGCACCGCTGGTCCGGACAGGTGATGGAGCCCTTCGACGGGCTGGCCTTCATCGGGCCCGACCCGGCCTATGGCGGGCGGGTCTTCGTGGCAACCGGCGACAGCGGCATGGGCATGACCCACGGCACCATCGCCGGGCTGGTCCTGTGCGAGCTGATCCACGGCAGCGGCAGCCCGTGGGCCGCGCTGTACGATCCCGGCCGCAAGATGACCAGCAAGCTCGGCACCTATCTGCGGGAAAACCTGGACGTGGCCCGCCACTTCCTGCCCTACGTCCAGGGGCCGGAGCTGGAGGGCGAGGACCGCATCGAGCCCGGACAGGGCGCGGTCCTGAAATCGGGCGTCTGGCCCGTCGCCGTCTTCCGCGACGAGTCGGGGGCGCTGCACCGCCGCTCCGCCATCTGCCCCCATCTGAAATGCGTGGTGCGCTGGAATCCCGGCGAGCGGAGCTGGGACTGCCCCTGCCACGGCTCCCGCTTCGCGGTGGACGGGACGGTTCTGAACGGCCCGGCCACCCACCCCTTGGCGCCCGTGGAGGACTCCGCAAGCAAAAACTGA
- a CDS encoding nuclear transport factor 2 family protein — protein MTDRPTTDRNAVLAANRAFYQAFTGRDFPAMDRLWASRLPVSCIHPGWTILFGREAVVSSWQDVLRSPRGPAVQARNERVSLYGETAVVLCEEIVGDAVLAATNLFAREDGEWRLAHHQAGPVAEPASQILTPPDRLPPGGLLH, from the coding sequence ATGACCGATCGCCCCACGACCGACCGCAACGCCGTTCTGGCCGCGAACCGGGCTTTCTACCAGGCCTTCACCGGGCGTGACTTTCCCGCCATGGACCGGCTGTGGGCCTCCCGCCTGCCCGTGTCCTGCATCCATCCCGGCTGGACCATCCTGTTCGGCCGGGAAGCGGTGGTGTCGAGCTGGCAGGACGTGCTCCGTTCCCCCCGCGGCCCGGCGGTGCAGGCGCGCAACGAACGCGTCAGCCTGTACGGTGAAACCGCGGTCGTCCTCTGCGAGGAGATCGTGGGAGACGCCGTTCTGGCCGCGACCAACCTGTTCGCGCGCGAGGACGGCGAGTGGCGGCTGGCCCACCACCAGGCCGGACCGGTCGCCGAACCCGCTTCGCAGATCCTGACGCCGCCCGACCGCCTGCCGCCCGGCGGCCTGCTGCACTGA
- a CDS encoding serine hydrolase, with translation MSFLALTVWATTPAPADAVPPDRLREAVTALADRRLEEAGAGSIVVGVIRDGRSLVVGRGDSGRPDGGPPDGRTLFQIASLTKPFTGTILAELIRAGRVAPTDPLARHLPKPVHAPDFDGTPIRLLDLATHTAGLPNVPETPRFSWSRLEDPRNPYKPLTREEVGSWLSGFSLTVPPGTRFRYSNVGMAVLGEALSTASGIPYETLLKRVITDRFSMTDTTLTPTAGQRARKAVGHARGQVVPDWEAPAMQPSFGLYSTADDLLRWLRANMGDCTGLGKAACDGETAATLALAQSVQVDGRALRDPGALGQGAMALGWFVAWAADGTPILWHSGSTGGFNAYIAFSRAHRWAAVALTNSDPERITADRVVGDLIWQLERAAERR, from the coding sequence GTGTCGTTTCTTGCGCTCACCGTCTGGGCGACCACCCCGGCTCCGGCGGACGCGGTGCCCCCGGACCGTCTTCGGGAGGCGGTGACGGCGTTGGCCGATCGCCGTCTTGAGGAGGCGGGGGCGGGCAGCATCGTCGTCGGGGTGATCCGCGACGGGCGCAGCCTCGTCGTCGGGCGCGGCGACAGCGGACGGCCCGACGGCGGACCGCCGGACGGGCGGACCCTGTTCCAGATCGCCTCCCTGACCAAGCCCTTCACCGGCACCATCCTGGCGGAGCTGATCCGCGCCGGGCGCGTCGCCCCGACCGACCCGCTGGCCCGCCATCTGCCCAAGCCGGTCCACGCCCCGGACTTCGACGGCACGCCGATCCGCCTGCTCGACCTCGCCACCCACACGGCGGGGCTGCCCAACGTGCCGGAGACTCCGCGCTTCTCCTGGAGCCGGCTGGAGGACCCGCGCAACCCCTACAAGCCGCTGACGCGGGAAGAGGTGGGGTCGTGGCTGTCCGGCTTCAGCCTGACGGTGCCGCCGGGCACGCGCTTCCGCTACTCCAACGTCGGCATGGCGGTGCTGGGGGAGGCGCTGTCCACCGCCTCTGGCATTCCCTACGAGACGCTGCTGAAACGGGTGATCACCGACCGCTTCAGCATGACCGACACCACGCTGACGCCCACGGCCGGGCAGCGCGCCCGCAAGGCGGTGGGCCACGCCCGCGGGCAGGTCGTGCCCGATTGGGAGGCGCCGGCCATGCAGCCCTCCTTCGGCCTCTATTCCACCGCCGACGACCTGCTGCGCTGGCTGCGCGCCAACATGGGCGACTGCACCGGCCTGGGAAAGGCCGCCTGCGACGGCGAGACCGCCGCGACGCTGGCGCTCGCCCAGTCGGTGCAGGTGGACGGGCGGGCGCTGCGCGATCCGGGAGCGCTGGGGCAGGGGGCGATGGCGTTGGGCTGGTTCGTCGCCTGGGCGGCGGACGGCACGCCGATCCTCTGGCATTCCGGTTCCACCGGCGGCTTCAACGCCTACATCGCCTTCTCACGCGCCCACCGCTGGGCCGCGGTGGCGCTGACCAACAGCGACCCGGAGCGGATCACCGCCGACCGGGTGGTGGGTGATCTGATCTGGCAGTTGGAGAGGGCGGCGGAGCGCCGCTGA
- a CDS encoding glycosyltransferase family 39 protein yields MSLMPPLGLNPLGATPPAGALAQRRAGALWDDMARALLLCLIILAALTFRNYGISTDEEVQHIYGKKLLSFYLSGFTDRSAFHFKDLYLYGGLFDLVTALVVPISPFEEYETRHLLCALVGVVGIAGCWRYARLLAGPRAGFLAAALLALSGVYYGAMFNNTKDVPFAAGMVWTLYFATRIIGQMPAPRRSAVLKFGLALGLTLSIRVGGVLAGFYLAVALALYVVLVAWQGGLRPAFGVVRRSVPPLLPAIPLAYAVMALFWPWAVQKPLNPLEALRVVSHFPIDIQTLFMGQMVSSAAPPALYLPVYLGVKLPEAVLLGTLAAVVLAALWVVRGGWRSVDGAFGAVRWVPLALAAFLPVILFMLMRPSVYNGIRHFLFVAPPMAVLAGIAFDRLWSGAEALGRRTGQAYGAAAIAVAVLYAWQLGAMHPNQYVYYNQFAGGLKGAEGRFELDYWGNSQHEALAELISLVERENGGKAPPRQYTLSVCGNTLAVRFELPPWLKLVNGTGLDWRKADFFMAFTQVKQCPSLLGGQPIIEIAADDVPLTIVKDRRPPLAEIPTE; encoded by the coding sequence ATGAGCCTGATGCCGCCGCTCGGCCTGAATCCCCTCGGGGCGACGCCCCCGGCGGGCGCCCTGGCGCAACGCCGCGCCGGCGCCCTGTGGGACGACATGGCGCGCGCGCTTCTGCTGTGCCTGATCATCCTCGCCGCGCTGACCTTCCGGAACTACGGGATCAGCACCGACGAGGAGGTGCAGCACATCTACGGCAAGAAGCTGCTGTCCTTCTACCTGTCCGGCTTCACCGACCGCTCGGCCTTCCATTTCAAGGACCTGTACCTGTATGGCGGGCTGTTCGATCTGGTGACCGCCCTGGTGGTCCCGATCTCACCGTTCGAGGAGTATGAGACGCGCCACCTGCTCTGCGCGCTGGTCGGGGTGGTGGGCATCGCGGGCTGCTGGCGTTACGCCCGGCTGCTGGCCGGGCCGCGGGCGGGCTTCCTGGCGGCGGCGCTGCTGGCGCTGTCCGGCGTCTATTACGGCGCCATGTTCAACAACACCAAGGACGTGCCCTTCGCCGCGGGTATGGTGTGGACGCTCTATTTCGCCACCCGCATCATCGGCCAGATGCCGGCCCCGCGGCGCAGCGCCGTGCTGAAGTTCGGGCTGGCGCTGGGCCTGACCCTGTCGATCCGGGTGGGCGGGGTGCTGGCCGGCTTCTACCTCGCGGTGGCGCTGGCGCTCTATGTCGTGCTGGTGGCGTGGCAGGGCGGGCTGCGGCCGGCGTTCGGCGTCGTCCGGCGCTCCGTGCCGCCCCTGCTGCCGGCCATTCCGCTGGCCTACGCGGTGATGGCGCTGTTCTGGCCCTGGGCGGTGCAGAAGCCGCTGAACCCGCTGGAGGCGCTGCGCGTCGTCTCGCACTTCCCCATCGACATCCAGACGCTGTTCATGGGGCAGATGGTCAGCTCCGCCGCCCCGCCGGCGCTCTACCTGCCGGTCTATCTGGGAGTGAAGCTGCCGGAGGCGGTGCTGCTGGGCACCCTGGCCGCGGTGGTGCTGGCCGCCCTGTGGGTGGTGCGCGGCGGCTGGCGGAGCGTGGACGGCGCCTTCGGCGCGGTGCGCTGGGTGCCGCTGGCGCTGGCGGCCTTCCTGCCGGTGATCCTGTTCATGCTGATGCGTCCGTCCGTCTACAACGGCATCCGCCACTTCCTGTTCGTGGCGCCGCCGATGGCGGTGCTGGCCGGCATTGCCTTCGACCGGCTGTGGAGCGGGGCCGAGGCGCTGGGCCGGCGTACGGGGCAGGCGTACGGGGCGGCGGCCATCGCGGTCGCCGTGCTGTACGCGTGGCAGCTCGGCGCCATGCACCCGAACCAGTACGTCTACTACAACCAGTTCGCCGGCGGGCTGAAGGGCGCCGAGGGCCGGTTCGAGCTGGATTACTGGGGCAACTCCCAGCACGAGGCGCTGGCCGAGTTGATCTCCCTGGTGGAGCGCGAGAACGGCGGCAAGGCGCCGCCGCGCCAGTACACCCTGTCGGTCTGCGGCAACACGCTGGCCGTACGCTTCGAGCTGCCGCCCTGGCTGAAGCTGGTCAACGGCACCGGTCTGGACTGGCGCAAGGCCGACTTCTTCATGGCCTTCACCCAGGTCAAGCAGTGTCCCAGCCTGCTGGGCGGCCAGCCGATCATCGAGATCGCTGCCGACGACGTTCCCCTGACCATCGTGAAGGACCGCCGCCCGCCGCTGGCGGAAATCCCGACCGAGTAG